A genomic segment from Schistosoma mansoni strain Puerto Rico chromosome 5, complete genome encodes:
- a CDS encoding methyltransferase-related has product MASKDYNDIFGCRYLTEASDVYELSAWDDFQWTEEQENLEKEMILLNSTAKLPDDSQERIEILAHEYWDKFYSHHEDRFIKDRNWLEKEFYELFSSISPSVHIMEVGCGVGNTIFPILRAIKSPGLLIYVSDFSEKALSILKESKGYYADRCITLQHDITKTNDEIPCRKNSLDFLVLVFVLSAVNPELFHRTLKNLVTYIKPGGVLLF; this is encoded by the coding sequence ATGGCTTCCAAAGATTATAACGATATATTTGGATGTCGATATCTTACAGAAGCTTCCGATGTTTATGAGCTGAGTGCTTGGGATGACTTTCAATGGACAGAAGAGCAGGAAAACTTAGAGAAAGAAATGATACTTTTGAATAGCACTGCTAAACTCCCAGATGACTCTCAAGAACGAATTGAGATCCTTGCGCATGAATACTGGGACAAGTTTTATTCCCATCATGAAGATAGATTCATCAAAGACAGAAATTGGTTAGAAAAAGagttttatgaattattttcttCGATATCACCTAGCGTGCACATAATGGAGGTCGGCTGTGGTGTGGGGAATACGATATTTCCAATATTACGCGCTATAAAAAGTCCTGGACTGTTGATATATGTATCAGATTTCTCTGAAAAGGCTCTATCTATACTCAAAGAATCCAAAGGATATTATGCTGATCGTTGTATTACTTTGCAGCATGATATAACCAAAACTAATGATGAAATCCCTTGTCGTAAAAATAGTTTAGATTTTCTAGTCTTAGTGTTCGTATTATCAGCAGTAAATCCTGAATTGTTTCACCGCACACTTAAAAATCTTGTTACGTATATAAAACCCGGAGGTGTGTTATTGTTTTGA